A section of the Sebastes fasciatus isolate fSebFas1 chromosome 21, fSebFas1.pri, whole genome shotgun sequence genome encodes:
- the kbtbd2 gene encoding kelch repeat and BTB domain-containing protein 2: MSDLSERRPVNTDYAVSLLEQLKFFYEQKLLTDVVLLVEDTEFPCHKMVLATCSSYFRAMFMSGLSESKQTHVHLRNVDPDTLQIIITYAYTGNLAISDSTVEPLYETACFLQVDDVLLQCRDYLVKKINAENCVRMLSIGDLFSCSELKQSAKRMVEHKFPMVYRQEAFLQLSHELLIDVLSSDNLNVEKEETVREAAMLWLEYNMESRSQHLSSVLSQIRIDALSEVTQRAWFQGLPPNDKSVVVQGLYKSMPKFFKPRLGMTKEEMLIFMEAMSETQGDAYVMSGSLPTTVVCYSPQAEKVYKLNNPPGDLQKVGTLVTPDNDVFIAGGQIPLKNSITNHGKSGKLQAVFHSVDSCFWFDAQQNAWVPKTPMLCARIKPSLVHCEGYIYAIGGDNVGGELNKRTVERYDCEKDEWSMMSPLPFAWNWSTSVVAHDCIYVMTHDLMYCYFPRADTWVEMAMRKTSRCFASAASFGDLIFYIGGLHVVSNSGIRLPTSTIDGSSVTVEIYDVNKNEWRQAANIPAKRYSDPCVRAVVLLNSLCIFMRETHMNERAKYAIYQYDMELDRWYLRQPVSERVLWDLGKDFRCAVGKLYPSCLEESPWKPPTYLFSPDGGEEFEVDGELVTLPHV, translated from the exons GGCGATGTTCATGAGTGGCCTCAGCGAGAGCAAGCAGACCCACGTCCACCTGAGGAACGTGGACCCGGACACGCTGCAGATCATCATCACCTACGCCTACACGGGCAACCTGGCCATCAGCGACAGCACCGTGGAGCCGCTCTACGAGACCGCCTGCTTCCTACAG GTGGATGACGTCTTGCTGCAGTGCAGAGACTACCTGGTGAAGAAGATAAACGCTGAGAACTGCGTCCGCATGCTGAGCATCGGCGACCTGTTCAGCTGCAGCGAGCTAAAGCAGAGCGCTAAGCGCATGGTGGAGCACAAGTTCCCCATGGTGTACAGGCAGGAGGCTTTCCTTCAGCTCTCCCACGAGCTGTTGATAGACGTCCTGAGCAGCGACAACCTCAACgtggagaaggaggagacggTGCGCGAGGCGGCCATGCTGTGGTTGGAGTATAACATGGAGTCGCGCTCGCAGCACCTGTCCTCCGTGCTCAGTCAGATCCGCATCGACGCGCTGTCGGAGGTGACGCAGCGCGCCTGGTTCCAGGGTCTGCCGCCCAACGACAAGTCTGTGGTGGTGCAGGGCCTCTACAAGTCCATGCCCAAGTTCTTCAAACCTCGGTTAGGCATGACCAAGGAGGAGATGCTGATCTTCATGGAGGCCATGTCAGAAACGCAGGGCGATGCATATGTAATGTCCGGGTCCTTGCCTACTACGGTAGTGTGTTACAGCCCGCAGGCGGAGAAAGTGTATAAGCTCAACAACCCCCCAGGAGACCTGCAGAAGGTGGGGACCCTCGTTACACCAGACAATGATGTGTTCATCGCCGGTGGACAGATCCCTCTCAAAAACTCTATCACCAACCACGGCAAGAGCGGAAAGCTACAGGCGGTCTTCCACTCAGTCGATAGCTGCTTCTGGTTTGACGCCCAGCAGAACGCCTGGGTACCCAAAACCCCCATGCTGTGTGCCCGAATCAAGCCCTCGCTGGTCCACTGCGAGGGCTACATCTATGCAATCGGGGGAGATAACGTTGGCGGAGAGCTGAACAAGCGCACGGTGGAGCGCTACGACTGCGAGAAGGACGAGTGGAGCATGATGAGCCCTCTGCCCTTCGCCTGGAACTGGAGCACCTCTGTGGTGGCGCACGACTGCATCTACGTGATGACCCACGACCTGATGTACTGCTACTTCCCCCGAGCCGACACCTGGGTGGAGATGGCCATGCGCAAGACGAGCCGCTGCTTCGCCTCCGCCGCTTCTTTCGGCGACCTCATTTTCTACATCGGCGGCCTCCACGTCGTCAGCAACTCTGGCATCCGCTTGCCCACGAGCACCATCGACGGCTCCTCCGTCACCGTGGAGATCTACGACGTCAACAAGAACGAGTGGCGCCAGGCCGCCAACATCCCCGCTAAGCGTTACTCGGACCCGTGCGTGCGGGCAGTGGTGCTGCTCAACTCGCTGTGCATTTTCATGCGTGAAACCCACATGAACGAGCGCGCCAAGTACGCTATCTATCAGTACGACATGGAGCTGGACCGCTGGTACCTGCGGCAGCCCGTGTCCGAACGCGTGCTCTGGGATCTGGGCAAGGACTTCCGCTGTGCGGTGGGGAAGCTGTACCCCTCCTGCCTCGAGGAGTCCCCCTGGAAACCCCCAACCTACCTCTTCTCCCCCGACGGAGGCGAGGAGTTCGAGGTGGACGGGGAGCTGGTGACCCTCCCTCACGTATAG
- the avl9 gene encoding late secretory pathway protein AVL9 homolog gives MESHSRDEPKGPVLHIVVVGFHHKKGCQVEFAYPPLMPDEGHDSNLLPEEWKYLPFLALPDGAHNYQEDTVFFHLPPLNEDMKCVYGVSCYRQIEAKALKVRLADVTRETVQKSVCVLSRVPLFGLLQAKLQLITHAYFEEKDFSQISILKELYDHMNGSLRGSALEGSQVYLGLSPRDLILHFRHKVLILFKLILLEKKVLFYVSPVNRLVGALMTVLSLFPGMIEHGLVDSSHYRPKSSVSEDLTLVESVSGAEEFVSVSVTDIASTELEETGQPAAESLSFGNSTEGDNNHLLKPPSRTSPESSESDWETLDPSVLEESPKEAAEGKETTELLDAFDSKPGTPITVQPQSASGQGGVTQGLVSGLEEDQFGLPLPIFTKGYLCMPYMALQQHHLLSDVTVRGFVAGATNILFRQQRHLSDAVVEVEDALVHIQDPELRKILSLTTADLRFADYLVKHVTENRDDVFLDGTGWEGGDEWIRAQFTLYLHSLLSSALQEDNERLLADYGAPFVATWKITHNYRVWYSNKHPAMAAITAGHPFQGQYSVADVKLRLSHSMQNSERGKKIGNAMMTTSRSVVQTGKAVGQSVGGALTSAKSAMSSWFSTLAQPPAVTTPEYPEPATEVLP, from the exons GTTGAGTTCGCCTACCCGCCGCTGATGCCAGATGAGGGTCACGACAGTAACCTGCTGCCAGAGGAGTGGAAGTACCTCCCTTTCCTGGCGCTTCCTGACGGGGCGCACAACTACCAGGAAG aCACTGTGTTTTTTCATCTGCCGCCCCTGAACGAAGACATGAAGTGTGTCTACGGAGTTTCATGTTATCGCCAAATAGAAGCAAAG GCCCTGAAGGTCCGACTGGCTGACGTCACCAGGGAGACGGTTCAGAAGAGCGTCTGCGTCCTCAGTCGAGTG CCTCTCTTCGGTCTGCTTCAAGCTAAACTACAGCTCATCACGCACGCCTACTTCGAGGAGAAAGACTTTTCACAGATCTCTATCTTAAAG GAGCTGTACGACCACATGAACGGCTCTCTGAGGGGCTCGGCTCTGGAGGGATCACAGGTTTATCTAG GCTTATCACCAAGAGATTTAATACTGCACTTTCGACACAAG GTTCTCATCCTCTTCAAGCTTATTCTGCTGGAGAAGAAG gtcCTGTTCTATGTGTCTCCTGTCAACAGACTAGTAGGAGCTCTGATGACAGTTTTATCACTGTTTCCAG GTATGATCGAGCACGGCCTGGTGGACTCGTCCCACTACAGGCCAAAGAGCAGCGTGTCGGAGGACCTGACTCTGGTGGAGAGCGTCTCCGGAGCCGAGGAGTTCGTCTCTGTGTCCGTCACCGACATCGCCAGCACCGAGCTGGAGGAGACCGGCCAGCCCGCCGCGGAGTCTCTGTCCTTCGGGAACAGCACGGAGGGGGACAACAACCACCTCCTCAAACCGCCGTCACGCACCTCCCCGGAGTCCTCAGAGAGCGACTGGGAGACTCTGGACCCCAGCGTGTTGGAGGAAAGTCCCAAAGAGGCAGCCGAGGGGAAGGAGACGACGGAGCTCCTGGACGCCTTCGACTCCAAGCCGGGGACGCCCATCACTGTGCAGCCGCAGTCCGCCAGCGGTCAGGGAGGGGTCACCCAGGGACTCGTGTCTGGTCTGGAGGAGGATCAGTTCGGCCTGCCGCTACCCATCTTCACTAAG GGTTACCTGTGTATGCCCTACATGGCTCTGCAGCAGCATCACCTCCTGTCAGACGTGACGGTGCGCGGCTTCGTTGCTGGGGCAACCAACATCCTCTTCCGCCAGCAGAGGCACCTCAGTGATGCCGTCGTCGAG gtgGAAGACGCTTTGGTCCACATCCAGGACCCAGAGCTGCGTAAGATCCTGAGCTTGACGACGGCCGACCTGCGTTTCGCCGACTACCTGGTCAAACACGTGACGGAGAACCGCGACGATGTCTTCCTGGACGGGACGGGCTGGGAGGGAGGAGACGAGTGGATCAGAGCCCAGTTCACCCTCTACCTCCACTCATTACTGTCCTCCGCATTACAGGAAG ACAACGAGAGGCTGCTGGCTGATTACGGCGCGCCTTTCGTCGCAACCTGGAAGATCACCCACAACTACCGGGTGTGGTACAGCAACAAGCACCCCGCCATGGCCGCCATCACCGCGGG ACACCCGTTCCAGGGCCAGTACAGCGTTGCTGATGTGAAACTACGACTCTCACA CTCCATGCAGAACAGCGAGAGAGGGAAGAAGATCGGAAACGCCATGATGACCACCAGTCGCAGTGTGGTCCAGACGGGGAAGGCAGTGG GTCAGTCCGTGGGCGGAGCGTTGACCAGCGCCAAGTCGGCCATGTCCTCCTGGTTCTCCACGCTGGCCCAGCCTCCAGCCGTAACCACCCCGGAGTATCCAGAGCCCGCCACAGAGGTCCTACCCTGA